In a single window of the Montipora capricornis isolate CH-2021 chromosome 11, ASM3666992v2, whole genome shotgun sequence genome:
- the LOC138024071 gene encoding uncharacterized protein, with product MAPFRWPETRHDLALAKEVAQYMPEKPQEWEDIAKQLSEAFSTEAKQVELKGRGCRERMDRILDRYKEENAKALKRSGTEEEFTELNQLCEDILAFRRDTAELQKKKKQDKKKKEEENRKKGEEMRKAAV from the exons ATGGCACCCTTTCGCTGGCCAGAAACACGCCACGACCTTGCATTGGCCAAAGAGGTCGCTCAGTACATGCCTGAGAAACCACAAGAATGGGAAGATATAGCCAAGCAACTTAGCGAGGCGTTTTCTACAGAGGCAAAACAAGTGGAACTTAAAGGGAGAGGTTGCAGAGAGAGAATGGACAGAATACTTGATAGGTACAAGGAGGAGAATGCCAAGGCTTTAAAGAG ATCAGGCACAGAAGAGGAGTTTACTGAACTAAACCAGCTCTGTGAGGATATATTAGCATTTAGGAGAGATACTGCTGagttgcaaaagaaaaaaaaacaggacaagaaaaagaaagaagaggagAACAGGAAAAAGGGGGAAGAGATGAGAAAAGCAGCTGTTTAA